GCCGACCACAGCATTGATCCCCCACTTCTGCAACGACTGCGGGGCGTGCTCGCGTGAAGAGCCGCAGCCAAAGTTGTTTCCGGCGATCAGGATACTGGCGCCAGCGTAAGCGGCGTTATCAAATGGATGAACTTTGCCTGCGGTTTTTAACTGAATCCGGTCATCGGCAAAAACGTGCTCACCGAGGCCGTCAAAGGTCACACAACGTAAAAAACGCGCCGGGATAATGCGGTCGGTGTCGATATCGTTGCCGCGCAAAGGGATGGCGCGGCCGCTGATTGTGGTAATGGCACTCATGACTTCACCTCCCGCTTTAATAAGGGCCGCACATCGCTGACCTTCCCTTCAAGGGCCGCGAGTGCCACCATCGCTGGCGACATGAGCAAGGTGCGACCAGAGGGTGAACCCTGGCGCCCTTTGAAATTGCGGTTACTGGTGCTGGCGCAGATCTGCCGACCGATCAGCTTGTCCGGGTTCATCGCCAGACACATCGAGCAGCCGGCGTTACGCCAGTCAAAGCCATGGGCGACAAAGATTTTATCCAATCCTTCAGCTTCGGCCTCAGCCTTGACCGCTTCGCTCCCCGGCACGACCACGGTTTTAACCGAAGCGGGCACCCTGCCACCATGCAGTTGACAGATATGCGCCACTTCGCGCAGATCACTGATGCGGCCATTGGTGCAGCTGCCGATAAAGGCGACATCGATCGCCAGGCCGAGCATCGACTCCCCAGGTCTCAGATCCATATATTCATAGGCCTGCCGAATAAGATCCTGCTCCTCCTCTTCAAAGCTGGCGACCTGCGGCAGCGCTTCATCCAGCCCCAGCGCCTGCCCCGGCGTGATCCCCCAGGTCAAGGTCGGCGAAATGTCACTGGCATCGAAGCGTACCAGATCATCATAGTCGGCATCGACATCCGAGGCGATACTCCGCCACCAGGCGACCGCCCGCTGCCATTCATCCCCCTTAGGCGCAAACTCGCGACCCTTAAGGTAATCGAAGGTGATCTGATCGGGATTGATATAGCCACAGCGCGCGCCGCCTTCGATCGCCATATTGCAGATCGTCATACGCTCTTCCATCCCCAGCGCCTCAATACAGCTGCCGGCGAATTCGTAGGCGAAACCAACCCCGCCTTTGACGCCGAGATGGCGGATGATGTGCAGAATGACATCCTTGGCAAAGACCCCGGGTGCCAGTTTGCCGTTGACCTCAACCCGCCGCACCTTGAGCGGCTCCATCGAGAGGGTCTGGGAGGCGAGCACATCGCGCACCTGGCTGGTGCCGATACCGAACGCGATGGCGCCGAATGCGCCGTGGGTCGCGGTGTGACTGTCGCCGCAGGCCACGGTCATCCCCGGCTGCGTCAGACCCAGCTCCGGCGCGATGATATGCACCACCCCCTGTTTGCCGCTGCCGACGTTATAAAGCCGGATTCCGCTTTCTCTGGTGTTTACTTCCAGCGACTGCATCATCTCTTCGGCCAGGGTGTCGACAAAAGGACGAGTCTGATCAGCGGTCGGAACAATATGATCCACGGTCGCGAGAGTCCGCTCGGGAAAGGCCACCGTGAGATTTCGCTCACGCAACATGGCGAAAGCCTGCGGACTGGTGACTTCATGAATCAGGTGCAGTCCGATAAACAGCTGCCGCTGTCCGCCTTCCAGTTGGCCAATCTCATGCAGCTGCCAGACCTTATCAAACAGGGTGCCACGGCTCATAAGTTTTCTCCCCGACAAATCGAGAGGACATTCAGGTCTCGCACCGCGCCACGGTCGGCGCTGGTCGCCATCGCCGCATAAACTCGCAGCGCGGAACTCACCTCACGCTGGCGCCCCACAGGTCGCCAGCCGCCATCAGTTCTGGATTCCATCGCCTTACGGCGTTTGGCCAATTCGGCATCGCTGATGTCGATGCGGATGCTCCGCTGCGGGATATCGATCAGAATGGTATCCCCCTCTTCGACCAGGGCGATAGCCCCGCCACTGGCCGCTTCAGGCGAGACATGGCCGATCGACAGTCCGGAGGTTCCACCCGAGAAACGACCGTCGGTCACCAGGGCGCAGGCCTTGCCGAGTCCTTTGGACTTGAGGTAACTGGTAGGATAGAGCATCTCCTGCATGCCGGGGCCACCCTTGGGCCCTTCGTAGCGGATCAGGACCAGATCACCTTCTATAATCTGGTCAGCGAGAATCGCTTCGACCGAGGCTTCCTGACTCTCGAAAACACGGGCGCGCCCGCTGAATTTTAAGACCGACTTATCGACGCCGGCCGTCTTGACGATGCAACCGTTGGGCGCCAGGTTGCCGTAGAGCACCGCCAGTCCACCGTCCAGGCTGTAGGCATGGGCCAGATTGCGGATGCAGCCGGTTTCGCGATCCTGATCAAGACTCTCCCATTGGCGGTCCTGACCAAAGGCTTCGAGCATCGGCCGTCCACCGGGTGCCGCAAGGTATCGCTGTTGCGCTTCTGGCACTGCATTTCCCGCGATATCCCAGCGATTCAACGCTTCTGCCAGGGTCGGCGCATACACCGTCGCCACCGAGGTGTCGAGCAGCCCGGCTCGTGCCAGTTCGCCAAGAATGGCGAAGACCCCGCCGGCGCGATGGACATCTTCCATGTGAAAATCTGGAGTCGAAGGTGCCACCTTGCACAGGTGCGGCACCTTGCGCGAGAGGGCGTCGATCTCCTGCATGTTGAAAGGCACGCCAGCTTCCTGCGCGGCGGCCAGCAAGTGGAGTACGGTATTGGTCGAGCCGCCCATGGCGATATCCAGGCACATGGCGTTACGGAACGCGGGCAGGGTTGCTATGTTGCGCGGCAAAACGCTGCGGTCCTCCTGTTCATAGTAACGTTTCGTGATCTCGACTATCCGACGTCCCGCTTCTTCAAACAGGTCACGACGGCGCACGTGGGTTGCCAGCAGCGAGCCGTTGCCAGGCAGGCTCAAGCCCAGCGCCTCGGTCAGACAATTCATCGAGTTCGCGGTAAACATCCCCGAGCAGCTGCCGCAGGTCGGACAGGCTGAACGCTCAACCTCAAGACATTCAGCATCACTGATCTTGTCATCGACTGCCATGACCATGGCATCGACCAGATCAAGCCCCTTCTCTTTTCCATCGAGAATAACCTTGCCGGCTTCCATCGGGCCGCCGGAGACAAAGATTGCAGGGATATTCAACCGCATGGTGGCGTTAAGCATGCCGGGGGTAATCTTGTCGCAGTTGCTGATGCAGACCAGCGCATCGGCGCAGTGGGCATTGGCCATATACTCGACCGAGTCGGCGATAATCTCGCGGGACGGCAGACTGTAGAGCATGCCGCCATGTCCCATGGCGATGCCATCATCAATGGCGATGGTATTAAATTCTTTGGCGATGCCGCCGGCCTTTTCGATCTCGCGACAGACCAATTGCCCGAGATCCTTCAGATGCACATGACCCGGCACAAATTGGGTAAAAGAATTGACCACGGCGATGATCGGCTTGCCGAAGTCCCCCTCTTTAACTCCAGTTGCGCGCCACAGGGCGCGGGCACCGGCCATATTGCGGCCACTCGTCGTCGTTGCTGAACGGTATGGAATCATCACCTGCTCCTTCTAAATAAATTAGGCCTTCGACGTCGTCGAAAACCGCTCCTATAAATATACGCTGAACTCCCTTTGCGATGTAACCGTCGACCCAACTTTTCATCGTCTTAGCCGGACGTAAAAGTTGCGTAAAACCACAGCGGCAGTGAGCTACTGTAAAGCGGGACATGTTACAAGAAGATAACAGATATGACCAGAGAGGATTCACGCGATGGAAGATCTAGGGAAAAAACCGGCCTACGGATTCGGTGAAGAGATCGCCAACAGCGTGACCCATGGTATCGGGATCCTGCTTGCCATTATCGGCCTGGTGGTGATGCTCTATTTTTCGGAGCGCTATGGCAACCGATGGCATCTGGTTTCCTGCAGCATTTTTGGCGTCACCCTGGTCTTTTCCTATACGGCCTCGACCCTCTACCACAGCATCCCGATGGCTGGTCCCAAACGGATTCTGCGGATCTTCGATCATGCCGCGATCTATCTGTTGATCGCCGGCACCTATACCCCCTTCGCCCTGATCAGCCTGCGCGGGCCATGGGGCTGGTCACTCTTCGGCACCACCTGGGGCCTGGCCATCACCGGTATCCTGTGCAAGATTTTCATCCCGCGAAAAATCGCTGGCCTTTCGACCCTGCTCTACATTGCCATGGGCTGGGTCGTGGTCATCGCAGCACGGCCGATGTTAACCCACGTTGAACCCGGCGGGTTGATCTTGTTACTCGCAGGTGGACTGGCCTACACCGGCGGCGTTATCTTTTACGCCTGGGAGCGCATGCCCTACAACCATATGGTCTGGCACCTGTTTGTCATGGCTGGCAGCACCTTGCATTTTTTCGCGATTCTGCTCTATGTGATACCCGGACCCGCCGGGGTTTAAGCCCTTCAGGACGAAAAAGCAGACCAACGCTTGTCTGTTGCATAGCTCCTGCACACCCGCGACCTTATCTGCCTAAATTTACAGCAGGCATCCTGGGACAACAACGATCAGTATCCGCAAAACAGGCCATTTAAAAATGGCACGAAGTCTGCTTTGTTGACTGCCATGATCCACAGGCATAATCCGTCGGACAGATTCGAGTAGTTAACCGACAATGCCCCGACAGACCCAAGAAGAAAAGTAACCCGGGTAGCAGAACGATGATGTCCTGCCGTAACCCTGAATCAAAGAGCAAAGGTGCTCTGACCTTCCACATGAAGGTCAGAGCACCTTTTTTTTTAAAAAAAATACGCCACATCATCCGGCAGATCTTGCTGATCTGGCCGACTCTATCAATGCGGCATTGTCGCAAATTTAAAGGAGCAGAACCACATGAAAACCCAAAAATCTATTGTCGCCCTTTTCGCCCTGCTGGTTTTGGCCAGCGTCACTATTCCGGCTGCAACTGCCAGCGCTGCCATCAAGGTTGAGGGCGATGCCTACGCCGGCATCAGCAGCAAATACCTGTGGCGTGGATTCGATCTCAGTAATGGTAAAGCCGTTGCCCAGGGGGGCATGGACCTCAGCGCCCATGGTGTGACCCTCAGTTACTGGAGTAATCTGGATTTACGCAGCAGCGAGTTGAATGAAACCGATTTCACCATCGACTATTCTACTGATTTAAACGATAAATTGGCCTTAAGCGTGGGCAACATCTTCTACGCTCTGGACGGTGCGTCTGATACCAATGAACTCTATCTGGGCCTCAGCCTGAAAACCTTGCTGTCACCGACCCTGACTGTCTATTACGACTATGACCAGGCGCAGGAGACCGGGCTGTACTACACCCTGGCGATCAGTCACGATCTAGAGATCAGTAAAGACTTCAGCCTCAGCCTGGGAGGGCTGATCAGCTATAACCAGAAAAGTGACTACGCCGTCGGCAACTACAGCGCCCTGCACAACTACGAATTGAGCCTGTCCGGGGCCTACGCAATCACCGATCAAATCAGCATCAGCCCCAGCATCATCTATTCGAATGCCCTGAGTGACACCGCAAAAAATTCGCCCAACCCTATCGGCAGCGAATTCGTCGGCGGCCTGAATCTGACTCTGAACTTCTAGAAATCAATTTTTTTATAGCTGGAATGATTTATTAAACGTGAATGGGCCATCTCGGTAAAATGAGGTGGTCCATTCATGTTTGTCTTTGGCTTAAAGACGGGCTCACAAACTCACCCGGACTCTAAAACTAATCTATTTTAGCGGTCCGAAGCCTGAGAGCGTTGCTCACCACCGACACCGAGCTCAAACTCATGGCCGCCGCCGCGATCACCGGGCTGAGCATAATGCCGAAGACCGGATAAAGTACCCCTGCGGCCAGCGGCACCCCGAGAGAGTTGTAGATAAAGGCGAAGAAAAGATTCTGGCGGATGTTGCTCATGGTTGCGCGACTGAGCTTGCGCGCCCGGATGATGCCGGTCAGATCCCCCTTGACCAGGGTCACGCCAGCCGATTCCATGGCGACATCGGTGCCGGTGCCCATGGCGATCCCGACTTCGGCAAGCGCCAGTGCCGGGGCATCGTTGATGCCGTCACCGGCCATAGCCACCAGTTCGCCGGCGTCCTGAAATTTCTTCACCACCGCCGCCTTTTCATCCGGCAATACCTCCGCAATGATTTCATCGATGCCGAGCTGTTTGCCGACGGCTTCAGCGGTCGCACGGTTGTCACCGGTGAGCATGACGATCTTGATCCCCTCGGCATGCAGCTGGCGTATCGCTTCGGGCGTCGATTCCTTGATCGGATCGGAGACCACCAGCAGACCGGCGAACTTGCCAGCAACGGCAAGATACATCACGGTCTGGCCCTCGCTGCTCATCTGTTCGGCTTGGGTTGATAGAGCAGAGCAATCGATAGAATTGTCTTGTAGCAGTTTGACATTGCCAAGGAGAATCTCGACATCATCAACCTTGCCTGAGACCCCTTTCCCGGTATGGGATTCAAATCCCTCGGCTTCGACCAGGGTCACCCCCTGATCACCAGCCCCGGCTACCAGAGCCGCAGCCAGGGGATGTTCGCTGTTTTTCTCGAGACTTGCGGCGAGAAAAAGCAGGCGCTTTTCCTCTGTTTCTCCGGCCGGAATCACGGCGGTCAGCTTCGGTTTCCCCAGGGTCAGGGTGCCGGTTTTATCAACCACCAGGGTCGTGACTTTGCGCAGGGTTTCGATCGCTTCGGCGTTTTTGAACAGTATCCCCATGCCGGCGCCCTTACCGGTGGCAACCATGATTGACATAGGCGTCGCCAGCCCCAGGGCACAGGGACAGGCGATAATCAGCACGGAAACCGCCGCGATCAGCGCGTAAGCCAGGCGCGGTTCGGGACCGACCAGCATCCAGACGCCAAAAGCCAGCAGGGCGCATGAGATAACAACCGGCACGAAATATCCGGCGACCTGGTCGGCCAGTTTCTGGATCGGCGCGCGCGAACGCTGGGCATCGGCCACCATTTGAACAATTCGTGCCAGCAGGGTTTCGTTGCCGACCATCTCGGCCCGCATGATCAGGCTGCCACTGCTGTTGATGGTCGCACCGATCAGCTTATCCCCCGCCTCCTTGGTGACCGGCAGTGGTTCACCCGAAATCATCGACTCATCGACGCTGCTGTTCCCTTCAACAACCTGACCATCGACCGGGACTTTCTCTCCCGGTCGAATACGCAAGTGATCGCCGGCCTGCACCTGGTCGAGGGGGATGTCCTCATCGCTGCCGTCGGCATTGACCCGGCACGCGGTCTTGGGCGAGAGCCCGAGCAGCGCCTTGATCGCTGCACCGGTGCGACTGCGGGCGCTCAGTTCGAGCATCTGCCCCAATAGAATCAGGGTGACGATCACCGCGGCAGCCTCAAAATAGACCCCCACCGCACCGTCGGCTCCGCGCATGTTGGCCGGGAAGATCTGCGGCACCAGGACTCCGACCAGGCTGTAGCCATAGGCAACCGAAACCCCCAGGCCGATCAGGGTGAACATGTTCAGACTTTTATTTTTTAGCGACTGGATGGCCCGGACATAAAAGGGGAAGCCGGCCCAGACGACCACCGGTGTGGCGAGCAGCATCTCAAGCCAGTTGAACACCCGGCCTGAGGCGAGGGTTTCAAGCCACTGTCCACCGGGGAGCATGTCACGCATGGCGATGATGACCAGCGGCAGCGAGAAGATCGCCGCAAAGATGAAACGTCTGCGCATATCGGCATATTCCGGATTTTCCTCATCCTCCAGCGATAAAGTCCGGCTTTCGAGCGCCATACCGCACTTGGGGCAACTGCCCGGAGTCGCCTGCACTACTTCGGGATGCATCGGGCAGCTGTATTCGGTGCGTGTCGCCTGCTGCGGTGAGCTCAGCTTTTCCAACGCCATGCCGCATTTCGGGCAAGATCCAGGCCCCTGCTGCTCCACCTCCGGGTGCATCGGGCAGCTGTAAATGGCTTCGGTTACAGCAGCAACCTCATCTACAGTAGGTGGTTCCGGGTGCAGATAGTGCTCGGGATCAGCGACGAACTTCACCCGACACTTGTCCGAACAGAAGCGGAAGGTTTCTTCCTGCCATTGGGCTGTGCCGCCTTTCGACTCGGAGGTCACCTGCATGCCACAAACGGGGTCTTGCATAACGCAAACCTTTCAGTTTTGGAAATGAGGTTTATTGAAAGAGGCTTTCGGGGTCGTCAGGTGTGTGCTCAGCAAGGGACTGTTTAAGCTGTTCAGCTGTCAACACCTTGCGAGCCGCGCTTATCGCCTGGAGATGACGGACCTGAATATCGCCTTCAAGTTTCTGCACTTTGCGAACCAGGGGCTCGGCATCTTTCAGCGACCAGTTGTCACTGTCCAGCAGATCGGCCAGGTCCATTCGGGCAATTTTTGCTTCAGCGGCGTTGCGGATATTGTCCTTGCGGCATTCTGAATGGAGCGCTTTGAGTTTACCAACCTGCTCAGGAGAGAGCCCCAGTTCTTCGGCACGATCAAGGTAGAACATGTGGACCATCCGCTGTTGCATCATGCCCATTTTCCCGGCGCCCATCATCTTACCCATGCCTGCGCCCATCATGCCGCCCATCCCATCACCCATCATGCCCATCATGCCCCTCTTCTTCGTCTTGGAACATGAGGACTGCTCAGCCATGCAGGGCATCTGGCCCTTCCCCTGCTGGCCCATCATTCCTGGGGTGGCTGTCGCGGAAGGTTGCATCCCGCAAGGACGGTGGTCTTGGTGCTCAGCTGCAGCCATGCTGGAGAGGGCGGTGGTCCCTATGAAGAAACTGACCAGAATTGCGGTGAAAAATACTCTTTTCATGATGATCTCCTATTGTTGGTATTGAAGTTGTTTGACGTTTCGCTGATAACCAGGCAAAGACGGACTCTTACTTATGCTCTACTCTGTTATCCTTGCTGTCCTGCTTCTGTTCCTTCTTGTGCCCACCACAGCAACCGCCGTTCCTCATCATCATGATAAAAAACGCGCCGATTGCCAGATACCAGAGGATATTTATTAATGTCAGGTTCATATGTCCACCTCGCTCTTGCTAATGATGACATTTTTGGCAGTCATCTGCGGCCAGACCCTCAAGGATCGGGCACTCATCAATTGAACCAAGCCCGTCACAGGCAGCGTTCAGGTGCTCCAGCACCCCGAGCATCCGGCTCAAATCTTTAATTTTCAAGCGTATCGCCCTGATTTTATCGGCGGTCTTCGCTTTCACCTCTGACCTCCTGGCCACGGGATTCTGTTGCAACTCCAGCAACTCCTGGATTTCATTCAGGGAGAAGCCCAGGTTCTGGGCT
Above is a genomic segment from Geopsychrobacter electrodiphilus DSM 16401 containing:
- the leuC gene encoding 3-isopropylmalate dehydratase large subunit, with protein sequence MSRGTLFDKVWQLHEIGQLEGGQRQLFIGLHLIHEVTSPQAFAMLRERNLTVAFPERTLATVDHIVPTADQTRPFVDTLAEEMMQSLEVNTRESGIRLYNVGSGKQGVVHIIAPELGLTQPGMTVACGDSHTATHGAFGAIAFGIGTSQVRDVLASQTLSMEPLKVRRVEVNGKLAPGVFAKDVILHIIRHLGVKGGVGFAYEFAGSCIEALGMEERMTICNMAIEGGARCGYINPDQITFDYLKGREFAPKGDEWQRAVAWWRSIASDVDADYDDLVRFDASDISPTLTWGITPGQALGLDEALPQVASFEEEEQDLIRQAYEYMDLRPGESMLGLAIDVAFIGSCTNGRISDLREVAHICQLHGGRVPASVKTVVVPGSEAVKAEAEAEGLDKIFVAHGFDWRNAGCSMCLAMNPDKLIGRQICASTSNRNFKGRQGSPSGRTLLMSPAMVALAALEGKVSDVRPLLKREVKS
- the ilvD gene encoding dihydroxy-acid dehydratase — its product is MIPYRSATTTSGRNMAGARALWRATGVKEGDFGKPIIAVVNSFTQFVPGHVHLKDLGQLVCREIEKAGGIAKEFNTIAIDDGIAMGHGGMLYSLPSREIIADSVEYMANAHCADALVCISNCDKITPGMLNATMRLNIPAIFVSGGPMEAGKVILDGKEKGLDLVDAMVMAVDDKISDAECLEVERSACPTCGSCSGMFTANSMNCLTEALGLSLPGNGSLLATHVRRRDLFEEAGRRIVEITKRYYEQEDRSVLPRNIATLPAFRNAMCLDIAMGGSTNTVLHLLAAAQEAGVPFNMQEIDALSRKVPHLCKVAPSTPDFHMEDVHRAGGVFAILGELARAGLLDTSVATVYAPTLAEALNRWDIAGNAVPEAQQRYLAAPGGRPMLEAFGQDRQWESLDQDRETGCIRNLAHAYSLDGGLAVLYGNLAPNGCIVKTAGVDKSVLKFSGRARVFESQEASVEAILADQIIEGDLVLIRYEGPKGGPGMQEMLYPTSYLKSKGLGKACALVTDGRFSGGTSGLSIGHVSPEAASGGAIALVEEGDTILIDIPQRSIRIDISDAELAKRRKAMESRTDGGWRPVGRQREVSSALRVYAAMATSADRGAVRDLNVLSICRGENL
- the trhA gene encoding PAQR family membrane homeostasis protein TrhA, with product MEDLGKKPAYGFGEEIANSVTHGIGILLAIIGLVVMLYFSERYGNRWHLVSCSIFGVTLVFSYTASTLYHSIPMAGPKRILRIFDHAAIYLLIAGTYTPFALISLRGPWGWSLFGTTWGLAITGILCKIFIPRKIAGLSTLLYIAMGWVVVIAARPMLTHVEPGGLILLLAGGLAYTGGVIFYAWERMPYNHMVWHLFVMAGSTLHFFAILLYVIPGPAGV
- a CDS encoding TorF family putative porin — protein: MKTQKSIVALFALLVLASVTIPAATASAAIKVEGDAYAGISSKYLWRGFDLSNGKAVAQGGMDLSAHGVTLSYWSNLDLRSSELNETDFTIDYSTDLNDKLALSVGNIFYALDGASDTNELYLGLSLKTLLSPTLTVYYDYDQAQETGLYYTLAISHDLEISKDFSLSLGGLISYNQKSDYAVGNYSALHNYELSLSGAYAITDQISISPSIIYSNALSDTAKNSPNPIGSEFVGGLNLTLNF
- a CDS encoding heavy metal translocating P-type ATPase, encoding MQDPVCGMQVTSESKGGTAQWQEETFRFCSDKCRVKFVADPEHYLHPEPPTVDEVAAVTEAIYSCPMHPEVEQQGPGSCPKCGMALEKLSSPQQATRTEYSCPMHPEVVQATPGSCPKCGMALESRTLSLEDEENPEYADMRRRFIFAAIFSLPLVIIAMRDMLPGGQWLETLASGRVFNWLEMLLATPVVVWAGFPFYVRAIQSLKNKSLNMFTLIGLGVSVAYGYSLVGVLVPQIFPANMRGADGAVGVYFEAAAVIVTLILLGQMLELSARSRTGAAIKALLGLSPKTACRVNADGSDEDIPLDQVQAGDHLRIRPGEKVPVDGQVVEGNSSVDESMISGEPLPVTKEAGDKLIGATINSSGSLIMRAEMVGNETLLARIVQMVADAQRSRAPIQKLADQVAGYFVPVVISCALLAFGVWMLVGPEPRLAYALIAAVSVLIIACPCALGLATPMSIMVATGKGAGMGILFKNAEAIETLRKVTTLVVDKTGTLTLGKPKLTAVIPAGETEEKRLLFLAASLEKNSEHPLAAALVAGAGDQGVTLVEAEGFESHTGKGVSGKVDDVEILLGNVKLLQDNSIDCSALSTQAEQMSSEGQTVMYLAVAGKFAGLLVVSDPIKESTPEAIRQLHAEGIKIVMLTGDNRATAEAVGKQLGIDEIIAEVLPDEKAAVVKKFQDAGELVAMAGDGINDAPALALAEVGIAMGTGTDVAMESAGVTLVKGDLTGIIRARKLSRATMSNIRQNLFFAFIYNSLGVPLAAGVLYPVFGIMLSPVIAAAAMSLSSVSVVSNALRLRTAKID
- a CDS encoding Spy/CpxP family protein refolding chaperone — protein: MKRVFFTAILVSFFIGTTALSSMAAAEHQDHRPCGMQPSATATPGMMGQQGKGQMPCMAEQSSCSKTKKRGMMGMMGDGMGGMMGAGMGKMMGAGKMGMMQQRMVHMFYLDRAEELGLSPEQVGKLKALHSECRKDNIRNAAEAKIARMDLADLLDSDNWSLKDAEPLVRKVQKLEGDIQVRHLQAISAARKVLTAEQLKQSLAEHTPDDPESLFQ
- a CDS encoding MerR family transcriptional regulator, with amino-acid sequence MHHSLTIGRLAKEAEVSIDSIRFYERRGLLAEPLRTESNYRVYPLETATRLRFIKKAQNLGFSLNEIQELLELQQNPVARRSEVKAKTADKIRAIRLKIKDLSRMLGVLEHLNAACDGLGSIDECPILEGLAADDCQKCHH